From the genome of Salvelinus fontinalis isolate EN_2023a chromosome 20, ASM2944872v1, whole genome shotgun sequence, one region includes:
- the LOC129817771 gene encoding thrombospondin-1-like, which translates to MKLTGIFLLLMLWTCESVRVAESRDDNSVYDLFELVQIPKKNHGVTLVKGDDPYSPAYKILNPDLIPELPESSFRDLIDSIHAERGFLLLLNFKQFKRTRGSLLTVEKRDGSGAVFEIVSNGKANTLDVVFSTVTKQQVVSIEDVDLATGHWKNITLFVQEDRAQLYVGCEEVNTAELDAPIQSILTQETPITARLRIGKGAVKDRFMGVLQNVRFVFGTSLEAILRNKGCQNSVLTDRILIMDNPINGSSPAIRTDYTGHKTKDLQMICGFSCEDLAGMFKELKGLGVVVKELSNELRKVTDENKLLMNRVGIHSGVCLHNGIVHKNKAEWTVDDCTECTCQNSATVCRKISCPLIPCANATVSDGECCPRCGTLSDYAEDGWSLWSEWTRCSVSCGRGIQQRGRSCDRINNNCEGTSVQTRDCYLQECDKRFKQDGAWSHWSPWSSCSVTCGAGVITRIRLCNSPTPQLGGKDCQGDGRQTEKCTKSPCPINGNWGPWSLWDTCSSTCGGGAQTRKRLCNDPAPKYGGKECQGDSKATQLCNKNACPVDGCLSNPCFPGAKCTSFPDGTWSCGKCPTGYSGDGIKCKDVDECKEVPDACFVFNGVHHCENTDPGYNCLPCPTRYSGPQPFGRGVEEAAAKKQVCTPRNPCLDGSHDCNKNARCNYLGHFADPMYRCECKPGYAGNGHICGEDTDLDGWPNQDLVCVENATYHCKKDNCPNLPNSGQEDYDKDGVGDACDNDDDNDAILDDRDNCPFVYNPRQYDYDRDDVGDLCDNCPYNSNPDQTDTDNNGEGDACSVDIDGDGILNEKDNCPYVYNVDQRDTDLDGVGDMCDNCPLEHNPDQVDSDDDRVGDKCDSNQDIDEDGHQNNLDNCPYIPNANQADHDKDGKGDACDHDDDNDGIPDEKDNCRLAFNPDQLDSDGDGRGDVCKDDFDQDNVPDIYDVCPENFDISETDFRKFQMVPLDPKGTSQIDPNWVVRHQGKELVQTVNCDPGIAVGFDEFNSVDFSGTFFINTERDDDYAGFVFGYQSSSRFYVVMWKQITQTYWSNKPTKAQGYSGLSIKVVNSTTGPGEHLRNALWHTGNTPGQVRTLWHDPKKVGWKDFTAYRWHLIHRPRTGHIRVVMYEGKKIMKDSGSIYDKTYAGGRLGLFVFSQEMVYFSDLKYECRDA; encoded by the exons ATGAAGTTGACAGGAATATTTCTGCTATTGATGCTTTGGACCTGCGAGAGCGTACGAGTTGCAG AGAGCCGAGACGACAATAGCGTGTACGACCTGTTCGAGCTGGTCCAAATCCCCAAGAAAAACCACGGAGTGACCCTAGTGAAGGGCGACGACCCATACAGTCCCGCCTACAAGATCCTCAACCCGGACCTGATCCCCGAGCTCCCCGAGAGCTCCTTCAGGGACCTCATTGATTCCATCCACGCCGAGAGGGGATTCCTTCTCCTCCTCAACTTCAAGCAGTTCAAGCGGACCAGGGGCTCCCTCTTGACGGTGGAGAAGCGGGACGGTTCCGGAGCCGTGTTCGAGATCGTCTCCAACGGGAAAGCGAACACTCTGGATGTGGTTTTCTCCACCGTTACTAAGCAACAGGTGGTGTCGATAGAAGATGTGGACTTGGCAACAGGCCACTGGAAGAATATTACGCTGTTTGTGCAGGAGGACCGGGCGCAGCTGTATGTTGGCTGTGAGGAGGTGAACACGGCGGAACTGGACGCTCCCATCCAGAGCATCCTCACTCAGGAGACTCCCATCACAGCGCGTCTCAGAATCGGGAAGGGAGCGGTGAAGGACCGGTTCATG GGGGTGCTCCAAAACGTTCGCTTTGTCTTTGGAACCAGTTTAGAAGCGATACTGCGCAACAAAGGATGCCAAAACT CTGTTCTGACTGATAGAATCCTCATTATGGACAACCCCATCAATGGGTCCAGCCCTGCCATTAGGACTGACTACACTGGCCACAAAACTAAAG ACCTGCAGATGATCTGTGGGTTCTCCTGTGAGGACCTGGCTGGCATGTTCAAGGAGCTGAAGGGGTTGGGAGTGGTGGTGAAGGAGCTGTCTAACGAGCTGCGCAAAGTG ACGGATGAGAACAAGCTGTTGATGAACAGAGTGGGGATCCACAGTGGAGTCTGTCTGCACAACGGCATCGTCCACAAGAACAAGGCCGAGTGGACCGTCGACGACTGCACCGAGTGCACTTGTCAG AACTCTGCCACAGTATGCCGCAAGATCTCCTGCCCGCTGATCCCCTGTGCCAACGCCACCGTGTCCGATGGAGAGTGTTGTCCGCGCTGTGGAACAC tGAGTGACTATGCGGAGGACGGCTGGTCCCTCTGGTCTGAATGGACACGCTGTTCCGTGTCTTGTGGGCGGGGCATCCAGCAGAGAGGCCGCTCCTGCGATCGCATTAACAACAACTGCGAAGGAACCTCCGTCCAAACCAGGGACTGCTACCTTCAGGAGTGTGACAAACGCT TCAAGCAGGACGGTGCCTGGAGCCACTGGTCCCCCTGGTCTTCCTGCTCGGTCACCTGTGGGGCGGGTGTCATCACCCGTATCCGTCTCTGCAACTCCCCCACACCCCAGCTGGGAGGCAAGGACTGCCAAGGAGATGGAAGACAGACTGAGAAGTGCACCAAGTCACCCTGCCCCA tCAACGGTAACTGGGGACCCTGGTCGCTATGGGATACCTGCTCTTCCACCTGTGGAGGAGGAGCCCAGACACGTAAACGTCTCTGCAATGACCCCGCCCCCAAATATGGTGGTAAGGAGTGTCAGGGTGACTCCAAGGCCACTCAGCTGTGCAACAAGAACGCCTGTCCCGTCG ATGGCTGTCTGTCTAACCCCTGCTTTCCTGGGGCCAAGTGCACCAGCTTTCCCGATGGAACATGGAGTTGTGGGAAATGTCCCACTGGTTACTCTGGTGACGGCATCAAGTGCAAGGACGTTGACGAGTGTAAAGAGGTTCCTGACGCTTGCTTCGTGTTCAACGGAGTGCACCACTGTGAGAACACTGACCCTGGCTACAACTGTCTGCCCTGTCCCACACGCTACTCTGGACCTCAGCCCTTCGGCAGGGGAGTGGAGGAGGCCGCCGCCAAGAAACAG GTGTGTACACCACGTAACCCCTGCTTGGATGGGAGCCACGACTGCAACAAGAACGCCCGATGTAACTACCTGGGACACTTTGCCGACCCCATGTACCGCTGTGAGTGTAAGCCTGGCTATGCTGGGAACGGACACATCTGTGGTGAGGACACGGACCTGGACGGATGGCCCAACCAAGACCTGGTCTGTGTGGAGAACGCCACCTACCACTGCAAAAAG GACAACTGCCCCAACCTTCCCAACTCAGGCCAAGAAGACTATGACAAGGATGGTGTTGGTGACGCGTGTGACAACGATGATGACAATGATGCCATTCTCGACGACAGG gATAACTGTCCGTTTGTGTACAACCCCAGGCAATATGACTATGACAGAGATGATGTTGGAGATCTTTGTGATAACTGTCCTTACAACAGCAACCCTGACCAGACCGACACAGACAACAACGGGGAAGGAGACGCCTGCTCTGTGGACATTGACGGAGATG GTATTCTGAATGAGAAAGATAACTGCCCGTACGTCTACAACGTGGACCAGCGAGACACTGACCTGGACGGTGTGGGAGACATGTGTGACAACTGTCCTCTGGAACACAAccctgaccag GTTGACTCTGATGACGACCGTGTGGGAGACAAGTGTGACAGTAACCAGGACATCGATGAGGACGGCCACCAGAATAACCTGGACAACTGCCCCTACATCCCCAACGCTAACCAGGCCGACCATGACAAAGACGGCAAGGGAGACGCCTGCGACCACGATGATGACAACGACGGGATCCCTGACGAGAAAGACAACTGCAGACTGGCCTTCAACCCTGACCAGCTCGACTCTGATG GTGATGGTCGCGGAGATGTTTGCAAAGACGACTTTGACCAAGACAACGTCCCTGACATCTACGACGTGTGTCCGGAGAACTTTGACATCAGCGAGACGGACTTCAGGAAGTTCCAGATGGTTCCCCTGGACCCCAAGGGAACTTCCCAGATCGATCCCAACTGGGTGGTCAGACATCAAGGCAAAGAGCTGGTCCAGACCGTCAACTGTGACCCTGGCATTGCTGTTG GTTTTGATGAGTTCAACTCCGTGGACTTCAGTGGAACCTTCTTCATCAatacagagagagatgatgacTACGCCGGCTTTGTGTTTGGCTACCAGTCCAGCTCTAGGTTCTACGTGGTGATGTGGAAGCAGATCACACAGACTTACTGGAGCAACAAACCAACCAAAGCTCAGGGATACTCAGGACTGTCCATCAAGGTGGTCAACTCTACTACTGGACCTGGAGAGCACCTCAGGAATGCTCTCTGGCACACAGGAAACACCCCAGGACAG GTGAGGACTCTGTGGCACGACCCTAAGAAAGTTGGCTGGAAAGACTTCACAGCCTACAGATGGCACCTGATCCACAGACCAAGAACAGGACACATCAG AGTGGTCATGTACGAGGGGAAGAAGATCATGAAGGATTCTGGGAGCATATACGACAAGACGTATGCAGGCGGAAGACTAGGTCTCTTTGTCTTCTCGCAAGAGATGGTATACTTCTCAGACCTCAAGTATGAATGCAGAG ATGCATAA